CGCAACATCGTACCTAAGCGGCACACCGGACACGGAATTTGCTGCGGGGCTTCGGTGGTAGCGGGCTTGCTTTCGGCGGCGCGCACCAGCTCCAGCGTATGCTGGGGCGTCAGGCGCACGGCCGCATCGAACTTCTGGCCCACGTCGTCGATAAAGCTTTTGATGACGGGTGTGCGGCCTTTCGTGAGCAAAGCTGATACTTGCTTATCCGTCAGGTTTTTACCTTCGAATTGACCGGGCAGGCGCATGGCGCATCCTTCCCGCCAGCGCGAGCAACCGAAAGCCGTTTTGCCCCGCATTACATGACCTTGTCCGCAAGCCGGGCAAGTGCCTAAGCTTCCCGGCACGGCTGGCGAGGCGGTTGTGGGGGGCGTTTTGCCCGCTGGTGCAGTAACTTTTTGCCCCCCAGTGGCTGTATTTCCCGGCCCACTAACGCTGATACCACGCCCCGAGCCATCAGCTTTCACCTCCAGCACCATCTCGCGCACCAGTGTTTTCAGTTCACCCAAAAACTGGTCAGAGTCAAGGTTGCCGGCTTCAATCTGGCGCAGCTTCTGCTCCCACTGGCCGGTCAGCTCCGCCGATTTCAGGGTGGGGTTGCGAATGAGACCAATCAGCTCAACGCCGGTGGGCGTGGGCAGAATCTTCTTTTTATCGCGGCGGATGTAGCCACGCTTGAATAGCGTTTCAATGATGGCGGCGCGGGTGCTGGGGCGCCCGATGCCGTTTTCCTTCATGGCCTGCCGCAATTCTTCGTCGTCCACGTTGCGGCCGGCGGTTTCCATGCCGCGCAGTAGCATCGCCTCGGAGTATTCGCGGGGCGGCTGAGTTACTTTTTGGTCGAGGCGGGGCTTGTGGGGGCCATTTTCGCCTTGGGTAAACGACGGCAGCACGGTGCTCACCACATCGTCGTCGCCTTCACCAGCAGCCTTGGGCGCCGAGGGAGCTTGCTGTTTCTCCGGGTCGCCGTACACCACGCGCCAGCCGGGATTGAGAATCTGTCGGCCCCGCACGCGGAACGGATGCGCAGCGGCTTCACCAGTCACAATCGTGTTACTGACTTCGCAATCGGGATAAAAGGCAGCCAGAAAGCGGCGCACGATGATATCGTACACGCTGCTTTCGGAGCCGCCCAGGCCGCCGGCACTCGCGCCCGTCGGGATGATGGCGTGGTGGTCGGTGACTTTATTGTTGTTAAAAACCTTCGTCGGCTTCCGAATTTTTCCTTGCAGCAAGGGCGCAGTCAGGCCAGAATAGCCCCCCAACCCACGCATGATGCCGGCAATTTTAGGGTACTGATCATCAGGCAGAAACGTGGTATCAACGCGCGGATAGCTGACTACTTTCTTCTCGTAGAGACTCTGCACGGTTTTGAGCGTATCCTCAGCCGAGAGCCCCAACTGGTTATTGCACTGCACCTGCAACGATGTCAGGTCGAAGAGGGAAGGCGGCGTTTCGAGAGCCTTCTTGATTTCAACGTTGGTGACGGTGAAAATTGCCCCCCGCACCGCCGCCAAGGCCGCATCGGCCTCTTCCTGACTCACGAAGTAGCCGCGCGCTTTCAGGCGAGCTTTCTCATCCGGCTCATCGTCGTCGCCTTTGCCTTTTTTGAGCGGCGCGACGTGGCTAAACATGGTGCCCCGATACTCCGTGCGTAACACCCAGTACGGCTCGGGCTTGAAGTTCTGAATTTCGTGGTAACGGTCGACGAGCAGGGCCAGCGTGGGCGTTTGCACCCGGCCAATGCTGAGCACTTGCTTCTGTCCGGCGGCGTATTTGAGCGTAAACAGGCGCGTGGCGTTCAAACCCAGCAGCCAGTCGCCCACGGCGCGGCTCTTGCCAGCCTGGTACAAACGGTCGAACTCGGAGCCTTCGCGCAAGTTGGCAAAGCCTTGGCGGATAGCTTCTTCTGTCAGTGACGAAATCCAGAGGCGCTTGAAGGGCTTGCGGTATTTAGCCTCGGTGAGCACCCAGCGCTGAATCACTTCCCCCTCCTGCCCCGCGTCGCCGCAGTTGATGACTTCCTCGGCGCTGGCGAGCAAGTTTTTAATCACGTTGAACTGGCGCACCACGCCGTCGTCGCGGCGCATGAGCTTGATGCCGAAGGAGTCGGGCATCATGGGCAAATCGTGGATGCTCCAGCGCTTCCACTCGGGGCGGTAATCCTCGGGCTCGCGCAGCTGGCAAAAGTGCCCAAACGTCCAGGTGACCTGGTAGCCGTTGCCCTCATAATAGCCATCCATGCGCCGGTTGGCACCTAGTACGTTGGCTATTTCGCGGGCTACGCTGGGCTTTTCGGCAATGCAGACTTTCAAATCGGTATTTCTTGCTGACAATACAAAGTTCGCTGAATGGGCTCAGTTCAGGCTCAACAAAGATAACGCGCTAAAAGGTCGTTCGGCGTGTGCTGTTAAAAGCGGCTGCTATTGAGATTTATACTGATCAACCCTACGCTTAGGCAGCCGTAACTCCTCAGTACCCAACGCCCCGCGGCCGTTGGCACATACGTCCCTCATTTCCACCTCCCAAACAACCTTCTTATCTATTCTATGGAAACTATTAAAACCAAAGCCTACGGTGCCACCAACTCTATTTTTAGCGGCCTCTCGCCCATGGAAATTGAGCGGCGCTTGCCTCAAGCCGATGAGGTTCATCTTGATATTCTGTACTGCGGCGTGTGCCACTCCGATTTGCACCAGGTAAAAAACGATTGGGGCAATACCATATACCCCTGTGTGCCCGGCCACGAAGTAGTAGGCCGCGTGACGGAAGTAGGCAGCGGCGTCACCAAGTTCAAAGCCGGCGACATCGTGGGCGTGGGCTGCATGATTGACTCGTGTGGGCAGTGTCAGCCTTGCCAGCACGGCGAGGAAAATTATTGCCAGGGCCCGGTGAGCTGGACTGCAACCTACAATGGCCCGATGAA
The window above is part of the Hymenobacter radiodurans genome. Proteins encoded here:
- a CDS encoding type IA DNA topoisomerase codes for the protein MKVCIAEKPSVAREIANVLGANRRMDGYYEGNGYQVTWTFGHFCQLREPEDYRPEWKRWSIHDLPMMPDSFGIKLMRRDDGVVRQFNVIKNLLASAEEVINCGDAGQEGEVIQRWVLTEAKYRKPFKRLWISSLTEEAIRQGFANLREGSEFDRLYQAGKSRAVGDWLLGLNATRLFTLKYAAGQKQVLSIGRVQTPTLALLVDRYHEIQNFKPEPYWVLRTEYRGTMFSHVAPLKKGKGDDDEPDEKARLKARGYFVSQEEADAALAAVRGAIFTVTNVEIKKALETPPSLFDLTSLQVQCNNQLGLSAEDTLKTVQSLYEKKVVSYPRVDTTFLPDDQYPKIAGIMRGLGGYSGLTAPLLQGKIRKPTKVFNNNKVTDHHAIIPTGASAGGLGGSESSVYDIIVRRFLAAFYPDCEVSNTIVTGEAAAHPFRVRGRQILNPGWRVVYGDPEKQQAPSAPKAAGEGDDDVVSTVLPSFTQGENGPHKPRLDQKVTQPPREYSEAMLLRGMETAGRNVDDEELRQAMKENGIGRPSTRAAIIETLFKRGYIRRDKKKILPTPTGVELIGLIRNPTLKSAELTGQWEQKLRQIEAGNLDSDQFLGELKTLVREMVLEVKADGSGRGISVSGPGNTATGGQKVTAPAGKTPPTTASPAVPGSLGTCPACGQGHVMRGKTAFGCSRWREGCAMRLPGQFEGKNLTDKQVSALLTKGRTPVIKSFIDDVGQKFDAAVRLTPQHTLELVRAAESKPATTEAPQQIPCPVCRLGTMLRGKAAYGCSRFREDCQFRVPLELCGRMLTEAQIAQLLRRGKTGVIRGFTSQRTGQKFEAALQLAGDKVEFVFEKK